The Malus domestica chromosome 13, GDT2T_hap1 genome includes a window with the following:
- the LOC114820698 gene encoding uncharacterized protein: MEKLGKKWETSAKKGKTPMLVPVDDILFHKGARKHRVRPTPKPKSQEEVLKIAASKKAEVKAIGCAVAIVAEEEIRLLPSFPTINPIFPPTMESTDQEGGPSSSRKRKYKEEVGSIHWKNLKVTMQPSSFRYVNNCLAGRRSTVDELSEPLNENESDRDWMMKLSSYVMTEYGDRLREVERYKAKFKKNKQLVNDARKTSKTLADAIRLKDQNFESLKRRNGKNVRLEK, from the exons A tGGAGAAACTGGGCAAAAAATGGGAGACTAGCGCCAAGAAAGGGAAAACACCCATGTTAGTTCCCGTAGACGACATTTTGTTTCACAAGGGAGCTCGTAAGCACCGGGTGAGGCCAACCCCTAAACCTAAGTCGCAAGAAGAGGTCCTCAAGATTGCTGCCTCAAAGAAGGCTGAAGTTAAGGCCATCGGGTGTGCTGTTGCCATAGTTGCAGAGGAGGAGATACGACTGTTGCCTTCTTTTCCTACCATCAATCCCATATTTCCTCCAACCATGGAGTCTACTGACCAAGAAGGTGGCCCTAGCTCTAGCCGTAAGAGAAAGTACAAGGAAGAGGTTGGCAGCATTCATTGGAAGAACTTGAAGGTTACCATGCAGCCAAGTAGTTTTAGGTATGTCAATAATTGCCTGGCAGGACGTCGATCCACTGTTGATGAGCTTAGTGAGCCACTAAATGAGAATGAATCAGATCGTGACTGGATGATGAAGTTATCTTCTTAT GTCATGACCGAGTATGGTGACAGATTACGAGAGGTCGAGCGGTACAAAGCAAAGTTTAAaaagaataagcagcttgtgaatGACGCCAGAAAAACGAGCAAAACTTTGGCTGATGCCATACGCCTTAAGGATCAAAActttgagagtttgaagagACGGAATGGTAAGAACGTAAGGCTCGAGAAATAA